The following proteins are co-located in the Verrucomicrobiia bacterium genome:
- a CDS encoding FAD-binding oxidoreductase: MRLSRRQFLKLGVRAGAALAFAPIGCSWVRSKSSPATGVWVNDVHSQLNPTRVQRVVRPASIGEIVDTVRFAAKEGGVVSVAGGRHAAGGQQFATDGVLVDMRGMNRVIALDADAGIVEAEGGILWPELMDELARRQSGTEPAWGIVQKQGVDRMSLGGSLGANIHGNGLTLPPFVGQVESFKLVDAAGRVRTCSRNENAELFSLAAGGYGLLGIVTSMRLRLMRRRKLRVTTQLLEAGDVVTTLARRKEEGCLYGDWHYSPDPSSNDFLRRGVLATYQPLREDEDVPVNEGPLPTSDDWLRLVTLAHVNRGAAFARYVESALGQSGDVVWSDTFQLDRAYVDNYHAVVDRELKARVPASESLVEFFVPRTSLVVFLDEVRADFLRHEVAMLYGTVRLAEHDTESVLAWARQPCAGVVFNFHVVHDDPGRRALADTFRRVVDIAARHDGTFYLTYHRFATRAQTELCHPRLPEFLRAKRRYDPAEVFQSDWYRHYSRMFANLA, from the coding sequence ATGCGCCTTTCACGGCGTCAATTCCTGAAACTTGGCGTGCGCGCGGGTGCGGCGTTGGCCTTCGCGCCAATCGGCTGTTCCTGGGTGCGCTCGAAGTCTTCCCCTGCGACGGGCGTCTGGGTCAATGATGTCCATTCACAGCTGAATCCCACGCGCGTGCAACGTGTCGTCCGTCCCGCATCCATCGGGGAGATCGTTGACACGGTGCGGTTCGCGGCAAAAGAGGGTGGTGTGGTTAGCGTCGCCGGTGGTCGGCATGCGGCGGGAGGCCAGCAGTTCGCCACCGATGGTGTGTTGGTCGATATGCGCGGGATGAATCGGGTCATCGCGCTGGACGCGGACGCCGGGATCGTGGAAGCGGAAGGGGGCATCCTTTGGCCGGAATTGATGGATGAGTTGGCGCGCCGGCAATCGGGAACGGAGCCGGCTTGGGGCATCGTGCAGAAGCAGGGTGTCGATCGGATGTCGCTGGGAGGTTCGCTGGGCGCGAATATCCATGGCAACGGGCTAACGCTTCCGCCGTTTGTCGGGCAGGTCGAGTCATTCAAGCTTGTGGACGCAGCAGGCCGGGTGCGGACATGTTCGCGCAACGAGAATGCGGAATTATTTTCTCTCGCGGCCGGCGGCTACGGACTGCTCGGGATTGTCACTTCGATGCGGTTGCGGCTCATGCGCCGGCGCAAGCTCCGGGTCACGACACAGTTGCTCGAAGCTGGGGACGTGGTCACGACCTTGGCGCGGCGCAAGGAGGAGGGTTGCCTGTATGGGGACTGGCATTATTCGCCCGATCCGTCCTCGAACGATTTCCTGCGGCGCGGTGTCCTCGCGACGTATCAGCCTCTGCGCGAAGACGAAGACGTGCCCGTGAATGAAGGTCCGCTGCCCACGAGTGATGACTGGCTGCGGTTGGTCACTCTCGCCCATGTCAATCGCGGGGCAGCTTTCGCGCGGTACGTCGAGAGCGCGCTGGGCCAGAGCGGGGATGTCGTCTGGTCGGACACGTTCCAGCTCGATCGCGCCTATGTGGACAATTACCACGCGGTGGTCGATCGGGAGTTGAAGGCGCGTGTGCCCGCGAGTGAGTCGCTCGTCGAATTTTTTGTCCCGCGCACTTCGCTGGTGGTGTTCCTCGATGAAGTGCGCGCCGACTTTCTGCGCCATGAGGTGGCCATGCTCTACGGCACGGTGCGGCTCGCGGAACACGATACGGAAAGCGTTCTCGCCTGGGCGCGTCAGCCGTGCGCTGGCGTGGTATTCAACTTTCATGTGGTTCATGATGACCCGGGGAGGCGCGCGCTGGCGGACACGTTCCGTCGGGTGGTGGACATCGCGGCGCGGCATGATGGGACGTTTTACCTGACCTACCACCGGTTCGCCACGCGCGCGCAGACCGAGCTTTGTCATCCGCGCCTACCGGAATTCCTGCGCGCGAAGCGGCGGTATGATCCGGCGGAGGTATTCCAGAGCGATTGGTATCGACATTACAGCCGAATGTTTGCGAATCTGGCTTGA
- a CDS encoding DUF4149 domain-containing protein: protein MTQGVKWFYLVTLAVWIGSIVFFSFVAAPTVFKTLKPEDAGLLIRRIFSKYYLLGIICAAVSIVCLGLLLADRAYSRWPAILSLLLVAGMGGTDLWLRQGVMPHMNALRDRRAMFESSGKPPDEALDLEWKALHRLSVQMNGVVLLCGLVLVFLVVYARVV, encoded by the coding sequence ATGACACAGGGAGTGAAATGGTTTTATCTGGTAACACTGGCGGTGTGGATCGGCAGCATCGTCTTTTTCAGTTTCGTGGCAGCGCCGACAGTATTCAAGACGCTGAAACCGGAAGATGCGGGGCTGCTGATTCGACGGATTTTTTCGAAGTATTACCTGCTCGGAATCATCTGCGCGGCCGTGAGCATTGTTTGTCTCGGGCTGTTGCTGGCGGATCGGGCGTACAGCCGGTGGCCGGCGATCTTGAGCTTACTGCTGGTGGCGGGCATGGGCGGGACGGATCTATGGCTGCGTCAGGGGGTCATGCCGCATATGAATGCGTTGCGCGACCGCCGGGCCATGTTTGAATCTTCTGGAAAACCGCCGGACGAAGCGCTGGATCTGGAATGGAAAGCGCTCCACCGACTCAGCGTGCAGATGAATGGCGTGGTGCTGTTGTGCGGGTTGGTCTTGGTATTTCTGGTAGTGTACGCCCGGGTGGTCTGA
- a CDS encoding Gfo/Idh/MocA family oxidoreductase translates to MRETDKIRCGILGTGWMFGKFADAFQLIDEAALMAVASRDPERARAAANKRNVPRAHPNYESLVQDPEIDVIINALHNGLHCEWSVRALEAGKHVLCEKPLACSSAEVEKMFTAAHANQRWLMEGFMYRFHPQMVEAKRRVAAGEIGRVLHIRSNRSAQGREPNNPRFWRDAGGGALMDIGCYCVNFSRFFTDAEPQRVEAYAHFDKQTGVDLTLSGSLQFVGGLSAHFLCSMESEPSYAAEIIGTEGRLLIPHPWSPPFWPAELHLTRQGRTETIRIETPAVPQHVLAPFALELKHFCQCVRENHAPQFPPAIDAERDSRGNMRAIEALLESAREHRTVDVEN, encoded by the coding sequence ATGCGTGAGACGGATAAAATCCGCTGCGGCATTCTCGGCACCGGCTGGATGTTCGGCAAATTCGCCGATGCCTTCCAATTGATCGACGAAGCAGCGCTCATGGCCGTCGCCAGTCGCGACCCGGAACGCGCCCGCGCCGCCGCCAACAAGCGCAATGTCCCGCGCGCCCATCCGAATTACGAATCCCTCGTCCAAGATCCCGAGATCGATGTCATTATCAACGCCCTCCACAACGGGTTGCACTGTGAATGGTCGGTACGCGCGCTCGAAGCGGGCAAGCATGTTCTTTGCGAGAAACCCCTCGCCTGCTCCAGCGCGGAGGTTGAGAAGATGTTCACCGCCGCGCACGCGAATCAACGATGGTTGATGGAAGGATTCATGTATCGGTTTCACCCGCAGATGGTGGAAGCCAAACGCCGCGTCGCCGCCGGCGAAATTGGGCGCGTCTTGCACATCCGCTCCAACCGATCCGCCCAGGGACGGGAGCCTAATAATCCGCGCTTCTGGCGCGATGCTGGCGGTGGCGCGTTGATGGATATCGGCTGCTACTGCGTGAACTTCTCTCGCTTCTTCACCGATGCCGAACCGCAACGCGTTGAGGCCTATGCCCATTTCGATAAGCAAACCGGCGTGGATCTGACGCTGAGCGGAAGCCTCCAGTTTGTTGGGGGTCTCTCGGCCCACTTTTTGTGCAGCATGGAATCCGAACCTTCCTACGCCGCGGAAATCATCGGAACCGAAGGCCGGTTGCTGATTCCCCACCCGTGGTCACCGCCGTTCTGGCCCGCCGAATTACATCTCACGCGACAGGGCAGGACGGAAACCATCCGCATCGAAACACCCGCTGTCCCGCAGCATGTCCTCGCGCCATTCGCGCTGGAGCTAAAACACTTCTGCCAGTGCGTGCGCGAGAATCATGCTCCGCAGTTTCCACCGGCCATAGACGCCGAGCGCGATTCGCGCGGTAACATGCGTGCGATCGAGGCCCTGTTGGAGTCGGCGCGCGAACATCGCACCGTTGACGTGGAGAATTGA
- a CDS encoding PH domain-containing protein: MAAKIAAQSQPAPDTLLAEVRPSWWKFFWYLVFCWLVIPLIVAWARRASVVLRIYPGRVTLERGLFSKSYREFDARDVRSIEIDQGILARMVGIGDLTISTAATVDPDEVIEGIPNPKAVRELILAQRQGP; this comes from the coding sequence GTGGCAGCAAAGATCGCGGCCCAGTCGCAGCCGGCACCCGACACATTGCTGGCCGAAGTGCGGCCATCATGGTGGAAGTTCTTCTGGTATCTGGTCTTCTGCTGGTTGGTGATTCCGTTGATCGTGGCCTGGGCGCGACGGGCTTCGGTTGTCCTGCGCATCTATCCGGGTCGAGTTACGCTCGAGCGGGGTCTTTTCTCCAAGTCCTACCGGGAATTCGATGCACGTGATGTCCGCTCGATCGAGATTGATCAGGGTATCCTGGCCAGGATGGTTGGTATTGGCGACCTGACCATTTCCACGGCGGCCACGGTTGACCCGGACGAGGTGATCGAGGGCATCCCCAATCCGAAAGCCGTGCGCGAGCTAATCCTGGCGCAACGGCAGGGCCCGTAG
- the eno gene encoding phosphopyruvate hydratase, translating to MTNIARIQAREILDSRGNPTIEVDVELSGGAVGRAAVPSGASTGEHEAWELRDGDKARFGGKGVQKAVANVNTKIANELVGHDALDQVGIDHTMIDLDGTPNKGKLGANAILGVSLATAHAAAAQLGLELFKYLGGPNAKVLPVPMMNILNGGAHSDAPIDLQEYMIMPKGAASFREALRMGTEVFHALKSVLKANKLSTAVGDEGGFAPVLKNNEHPLEVILAAIKQAGYKPGKDIFIALDPASSEFYDAASKKYVFKKSDGSKHTAAQMIEFYSDLCKKYPIVSIEDGLAEGDWDGWKLMTDKLGDKLQLVGDDLFVTNTKFLKRGIDTGTANSILVKVNQIGTLTETLDAIEMAKEAGYTAVISHRSGETEDTTIADIAVATNAGQIKTGSLCRTDRVCKYNQLLRIEEILGKDAVYGGKL from the coding sequence GTGACGAACATTGCTCGAATTCAAGCCCGCGAAATTCTCGATTCCCGCGGGAACCCAACCATTGAAGTGGACGTGGAACTTTCCGGTGGCGCAGTCGGCCGCGCGGCCGTGCCCAGTGGCGCCAGCACCGGTGAACATGAAGCGTGGGAATTGCGCGATGGCGACAAAGCGCGCTTCGGTGGCAAAGGCGTGCAGAAGGCCGTCGCCAACGTCAACACCAAGATCGCCAACGAACTGGTTGGCCACGACGCGCTCGATCAGGTCGGTATCGACCACACGATGATCGATCTCGACGGCACTCCGAACAAGGGCAAGCTCGGCGCCAATGCCATTCTCGGCGTCTCGCTTGCGACCGCGCACGCCGCAGCGGCGCAACTCGGCCTCGAACTTTTCAAATACCTCGGCGGGCCAAACGCAAAAGTATTGCCCGTGCCGATGATGAACATCCTCAACGGCGGCGCGCATAGTGATGCGCCGATCGACCTGCAGGAATACATGATCATGCCCAAGGGCGCTGCGAGTTTCCGCGAAGCATTGCGAATGGGCACGGAAGTTTTTCACGCGCTGAAGAGCGTGCTGAAAGCAAACAAGCTCAGCACGGCGGTGGGCGACGAAGGCGGATTCGCGCCTGTTCTCAAGAACAACGAGCACCCTCTCGAAGTGATTCTCGCGGCGATCAAGCAGGCGGGGTACAAACCCGGCAAGGACATTTTCATCGCGCTCGATCCTGCGTCGAGCGAGTTTTATGATGCCGCCTCGAAGAAGTACGTCTTCAAAAAGTCGGATGGCTCGAAGCACACCGCCGCGCAAATGATCGAATTCTACAGCGACCTGTGCAAGAAATACCCGATCGTCTCCATCGAAGACGGCCTGGCGGAAGGCGACTGGGACGGCTGGAAATTGATGACTGATAAGCTCGGCGACAAACTGCAGCTCGTCGGCGATGATTTGTTCGTTACCAACACGAAGTTCCTCAAGCGCGGCATCGACACCGGCACGGCGAACTCGATTCTGGTGAAGGTCAACCAGATCGGCACGCTTACCGAAACACTCGACGCCATTGAGATGGCGAAGGAAGCGGGTTACACCGCGGTCATCAGCCATCGTTCGGGCGAGACGGAGGACACGACGATTGCCGATATCGCGGTGGCGACCAACGCGGGCCAGATCAAGACGGGTTCGCTTTGCCGCACGGACCGTGTCTGCAAGTACAACCAGTTGCTGCGCATCGAAGAAATCCTCGGCAAGGATGCCGTCTATGGAGGAAAACTCTAA
- a CDS encoding septum formation initiator family protein, whose amino-acid sequence MSWTSALWGKLQSLGFFVFVAIVGCGIALLFVPLLHQRREMQQDIARLDREIEQQETLEKKQKTEIEALKNDSSYIERTARNKLNLARPNEVIFRFEAPPTTVAQRR is encoded by the coding sequence ATGAGTTGGACATCCGCTCTCTGGGGCAAACTGCAGTCACTCGGGTTCTTTGTCTTTGTGGCAATCGTCGGCTGCGGGATCGCCCTTCTCTTCGTCCCCCTGCTGCACCAACGGCGCGAAATGCAACAGGACATCGCGCGGCTCGACCGCGAGATCGAACAGCAGGAAACGCTCGAGAAAAAGCAAAAAACCGAGATCGAAGCGCTGAAAAACGATTCCAGTTACATTGAACGGACCGCCCGCAACAAGTTGAACCTGGCGCGCCCCAACGAAGTTATTTTCCGCTTTGAAGCACCGCCGACAACGGTGGCCCAGCGCCGCTGA
- a CDS encoding PKD domain-containing protein, translating into MPRRIYVIIVLLCCSQVARATVITNTRPEIAQMAGYWEVDSVQISPLANSLYPQFTNTWEFMQPSGSTATDGDEHFNMAQNASGTGATGGNAGESPIVAEIINVSSTVGLVSSGNQHAKTRGIFRYYHEHAGELKYEIHPMTEIFSWSGSAFVLLKDCRPSFKPVADATTKAYSTYNDMALGNNQTVTAQVMADNNHVIITYPTGAGVDLVNYMQYDGQVVQTLTNDLVSPYITFRPTNCPASPFTITGGRAMRCRIVTNTVAARVAVGLISNQTVTVNILNRVDMLGISNIVASLSANQSTSFVQPIDWITLGLTNMGPVPPPVVVFTGSPTNGPVPLTVTFTDTSTGSITNRFWTFGDGAQTNIQATSVQHIYNSIGTNTVQLIVTGLGAPATNTQTGYIVVTSAGPPPPSASFTGSPTTGIEPLSVTFTDTSTGTITGRSWDFGDTITTNVITNSVSHTYAAGTYGVTLVVAGPGGVSTNSQLNYITALTAFQGWQVQYFGSTTNPAATAGADPDGDGQNNLAEFLTGTDPTNSASVFHIIAVTPQGGDILVTWATAGGKTNVVQVNGGDVGGSYTTNFIDLSPFIIIPGSGDVTTNYLDAGGATNVPSHYYRVRLVP; encoded by the coding sequence ATGCCAAGACGCATTTACGTCATTATCGTCCTGCTCTGCTGTTCACAAGTCGCCCGCGCGACCGTTATCACCAACACCCGGCCTGAAATTGCTCAAATGGCCGGTTACTGGGAAGTCGATAGCGTCCAAATCTCGCCCTTGGCCAATTCGCTCTATCCTCAGTTTACCAACACGTGGGAGTTTATGCAGCCGAGCGGCTCGACGGCGACTGACGGCGACGAGCATTTCAATATGGCGCAAAACGCCTCGGGCACTGGCGCCACGGGCGGCAACGCTGGCGAATCGCCGATTGTCGCCGAAATTATCAATGTGTCGTCAACCGTGGGCTTGGTTTCCTCCGGGAACCAACACGCCAAGACCCGTGGCATCTTCCGCTACTACCATGAGCATGCCGGTGAACTGAAATACGAGATCCATCCGATGACGGAGATCTTCAGTTGGAGTGGCAGCGCCTTTGTCTTGTTGAAAGATTGCCGTCCGAGCTTCAAGCCCGTGGCGGATGCGACCACCAAGGCCTACAGTACGTACAACGATATGGCGCTGGGCAACAATCAGACCGTCACGGCCCAGGTGATGGCCGACAACAACCACGTGATCATAACCTACCCCACTGGCGCGGGAGTCGATCTCGTCAATTACATGCAATACGACGGCCAGGTGGTCCAGACGCTTACCAACGATCTTGTTAGCCCCTATATTACGTTTCGTCCCACCAACTGCCCGGCCTCACCCTTTACGATCACGGGCGGACGCGCGATGCGGTGTCGCATCGTTACCAATACCGTTGCCGCCCGTGTGGCGGTAGGTTTGATTAGCAATCAGACGGTGACCGTGAACATATTGAATCGTGTCGACATGTTGGGCATCTCCAACATTGTGGCATCCCTCAGCGCCAACCAGAGCACGAGCTTCGTGCAGCCCATCGATTGGATTACCCTCGGCCTCACCAACATGGGGCCGGTCCCGCCACCGGTAGTCGTTTTCACCGGCAGCCCGACCAACGGCCCTGTGCCGTTGACCGTTACGTTTACCGACACCTCCACAGGATCCATTACCAACCGCTTCTGGACCTTTGGCGACGGGGCCCAGACAAACATCCAGGCGACGAGCGTGCAACACATCTACAACTCCATTGGCACCAATACGGTGCAGTTGATCGTCACGGGTCTTGGCGCTCCCGCCACTAATACCCAGACCGGCTACATTGTCGTCACCAGCGCAGGACCACCGCCCCCGTCCGCCAGTTTCACCGGCAGTCCGACCACTGGGATAGAACCATTGTCAGTGACCTTCACCGACACCTCGACGGGCACCATCACCGGTCGATCCTGGGATTTCGGCGACACCATCACAACCAACGTCATAACCAATAGCGTGTCGCATACCTATGCCGCGGGCACGTATGGCGTCACGTTGGTCGTCGCCGGTCCCGGCGGCGTCAGCACCAACTCGCAGCTCAATTACATCACAGCCCTCACGGCATTCCAGGGCTGGCAGGTTCAGTACTTTGGCAGCACCACCAACCCAGCCGCGACTGCAGGTGCGGATCCTGACGGTGACGGCCAGAATAATCTGGCCGAGTTCCTCACAGGCACCGACCCGACCAACAGCGCCTCCGTCTTTCATATCATCGCCGTGACACCACAGGGCGGCGATATCTTGGTCACATGGGCCACCGCCGGCGGAAAGACCAACGTTGTGCAAGTAAATGGTGGGGATGTGGGCGGCTCGTACACCACCAACTTCATCGACCTGAGTCCGTTCATCATCATCCCGGGCAGCGGAGACGTGACCACCAACTATTTGGACGCCGGCGGAGCGACAAACGTCCCGTCGCATTATTACCGCGTGCGCCTGGTACCGTAA
- a CDS encoding ABC transporter permease, protein MRRTFVVIAFFVLLLGVWEALVRMKYWSPVLVPSPLSVASYLVGAFQDGTLLGATVVTIRRLLIGYALGLLFGLPLGLLTARFKFCEDTLGVIALAFQTLPSVCWVPLALLWFGQTEAAMLFVVIMGTLWSVVIATDNGVRTVPPIYARAARTMGSKRLHTWIKVIVPASLPFIVSGMKQGWAFAWRSLMAAEIYVTILSGFGLGYLLQAGRELQAMDQVIGIMLVIIVIGVLADKILFSPWERFLYRRWGTAKD, encoded by the coding sequence ATGAGGCGGACATTCGTGGTCATCGCTTTCTTCGTACTGTTGCTTGGGGTGTGGGAGGCGCTTGTACGGATGAAGTACTGGTCACCAGTGTTGGTGCCATCACCTCTCAGCGTGGCGAGCTATCTCGTAGGTGCCTTCCAGGATGGCACACTCCTTGGCGCCACAGTAGTGACCATTCGCCGGTTGCTCATCGGCTACGCACTCGGGCTGCTGTTTGGGTTGCCGCTGGGTTTGTTGACAGCACGGTTCAAATTTTGCGAAGACACCCTCGGCGTCATCGCGTTGGCATTCCAAACACTCCCAAGTGTATGTTGGGTACCGTTGGCATTGCTATGGTTCGGACAGACGGAAGCAGCGATGCTGTTCGTCGTCATCATGGGGACGTTGTGGTCTGTGGTGATCGCTACGGACAACGGTGTCCGCACGGTACCTCCGATTTACGCGCGCGCGGCACGCACGATGGGCTCGAAGCGGTTGCATACGTGGATCAAGGTGATCGTGCCCGCTTCGCTGCCGTTCATCGTCAGCGGCATGAAACAGGGCTGGGCGTTTGCCTGGCGCTCCCTGATGGCGGCAGAGATTTATGTGACGATTCTGAGTGGATTCGGACTGGGCTATCTTTTACAAGCCGGACGCGAACTACAGGCCATGGATCAGGTCATCGGCATCATGTTGGTCATCATCGTCATCGGTGTGCTCGCCGACAAGATTCTCTTCTCGCCCTGGGAACGGTTTCTCTACCGGCGCTGGGGAACGGCGAAGGACTGA
- a CDS encoding ABC transporter ATP-binding protein, whose amino-acid sequence MMVIQEELENAPPEKLVVEGVSKWFRTRRAEVHALDNVSLTVREGEFICLVGPSGCGKSTLLNIIAGLEIPDSGQVLADGKPIPGPGRERMMMFQESALFPWLDVMDNVLFGLKLKPNLKRKERREVAKYYLHLVGLEKFMTASIHELSGGMKQRVALARALAPNPRVLLMDEPFAALDALTREQLYGDIQRIWQERKKTIMFVTHNVREAACLGDRVVLFSPHPGRIQEQFEIDLPRPRDINSVDLAKHSTEIRSALKRHMNSELAEVGG is encoded by the coding sequence ATGATGGTGATCCAGGAAGAGTTGGAGAACGCTCCGCCCGAAAAGCTGGTGGTGGAAGGCGTGTCGAAATGGTTTCGGACGCGCCGCGCCGAGGTGCACGCGCTCGACAATGTTTCGCTGACCGTCCGCGAAGGCGAGTTCATCTGCCTGGTGGGTCCCTCGGGTTGCGGCAAATCGACGCTCCTCAATATCATCGCGGGCCTGGAAATTCCCGACAGCGGACAGGTGCTGGCTGACGGCAAACCCATTCCGGGGCCGGGCCGCGAGCGCATGATGATGTTCCAGGAGTCGGCGCTCTTCCCGTGGCTGGACGTCATGGATAACGTGCTATTCGGCCTGAAACTGAAGCCGAATTTGAAGAGGAAAGAGCGCCGTGAAGTCGCGAAGTATTATCTCCATCTTGTGGGCCTGGAGAAGTTCATGACGGCCAGCATCCACGAACTGTCTGGCGGCATGAAGCAGCGCGTCGCGCTGGCGCGGGCGCTGGCGCCGAACCCGCGTGTGCTGCTCATGGACGAACCGTTCGCGGCCCTGGACGCGCTCACACGCGAGCAACTGTACGGGGACATCCAGCGCATCTGGCAGGAACGCAAGAAGACCATCATGTTCGTCACGCATAACGTCCGTGAAGCCGCCTGCCTCGGGGACCGCGTCGTGTTGTTCTCCCCGCATCCCGGGCGCATTCAAGAGCAGTTCGAGATCGATTTGCCGCGTCCGCGTGACATCAACAGCGTCGATCTCGCGAAACACTCAACGGAGATCCGGAGTGCCCTCAAGCGCCACATGAATTCGGAGCTGGCCGAGGTGGGGGGATGA
- a CDS encoding ABC transporter substrate-binding protein → MKSLKSLLFLLLAFGTGNACRAEKIVLRVGHFPNVTHAQAMIAHGLSRAGKGWFEERLGPGVELQWFVYNAGPSAMEAIFARSIDLTYVGPNPAVNAHLKSQGEEIRIVAGACSGGAALVVQPDGRIKTDADFKGKKVATPQFGNTQDVAARAWLQSKGLRITMTGGDAFVVPTANPDQLSLFQKGEMDAVWTVEPWVSRLELEAKGKVYLEESSLWKDTGGKYVTTHLVSSVKFLKERPDLLKKWIAAHVELTKWINDHPDEAKRILNEEIKAETTKALPQATLDGAWKRLEITHDPVSASLLKSAEDAHRIGFLKEHPDLSRIYDLKLLNEVLREKGQAEVK, encoded by the coding sequence GTGAAATCTTTGAAATCCCTACTGTTTCTTCTACTGGCGTTTGGCACGGGCAACGCGTGTCGCGCGGAGAAAATCGTCCTGCGCGTCGGTCATTTCCCGAACGTGACACACGCGCAGGCCATGATCGCGCATGGGTTGAGCCGTGCGGGAAAGGGATGGTTTGAGGAGCGGCTCGGGCCGGGCGTGGAATTGCAGTGGTTCGTCTACAACGCCGGGCCGAGCGCGATGGAGGCGATTTTTGCGCGCTCCATTGATCTCACGTACGTCGGCCCCAATCCCGCTGTCAACGCCCACCTGAAATCACAGGGCGAAGAAATCCGCATTGTCGCGGGCGCCTGCAGTGGTGGCGCGGCGCTCGTCGTGCAGCCGGATGGCCGCATCAAAACGGACGCGGATTTCAAAGGCAAGAAGGTCGCCACCCCGCAATTTGGCAACACCCAGGACGTGGCGGCCCGCGCGTGGCTGCAGTCAAAAGGATTACGGATCACGATGACCGGCGGAGACGCCTTTGTTGTCCCGACCGCGAATCCCGACCAGCTTTCACTTTTTCAGAAAGGGGAGATGGACGCCGTGTGGACCGTTGAGCCGTGGGTGAGCCGGTTGGAATTGGAGGCCAAAGGAAAAGTTTATCTGGAGGAGAGTTCGTTGTGGAAGGACACGGGTGGGAAATACGTCACGACGCACCTCGTAAGCAGCGTGAAGTTCCTCAAGGAACGCCCCGACCTGCTGAAGAAATGGATTGCCGCGCATGTCGAGTTGACGAAATGGATCAACGATCATCCTGACGAAGCCAAACGAATTCTCAACGAGGAAATAAAGGCGGAGACGACGAAGGCACTGCCGCAGGCAACGTTGGACGGCGCGTGGAAACGGTTGGAGATTACTCATGACCCGGTCAGCGCCTCGTTGTTGAAATCCGCCGAAGACGCGCACCGCATCGGATTTCTGAAGGAGCATCCGGATTTGTCGCGGATCTATGATCTCAAGCTGCTCAATGAAGTCTTGCGTGAAAAGGGGCAGGCCGAAGTCAAATGA
- a CDS encoding Rrf2 family transcriptional regulator translates to MRVSKRGEYALRSLINLGIARELGRPMLQIRQLAEKENIPVKFLEAILLELNRAGYLESKRGKGGGYFLKKPMNKITIGEIVRLIDGPLAPISCASVTAYHPCSCPDEAHCGLRLLMVDVRNAIADILDRYTLADTVDVTLRKMRRDKVPLPFLETKK, encoded by the coding sequence ATGCGAGTTTCCAAACGAGGCGAGTATGCCCTGCGGTCGCTGATCAATCTCGGTATTGCCCGGGAATTGGGACGGCCAATGCTGCAAATCCGCCAACTCGCGGAGAAAGAGAATATCCCGGTCAAATTCCTCGAAGCCATCTTGCTCGAGTTGAATCGTGCCGGTTATTTGGAAAGCAAACGCGGCAAAGGCGGAGGGTATTTCCTCAAGAAGCCGATGAACAAGATCACAATTGGTGAGATTGTGCGCCTGATCGACGGGCCGCTGGCGCCAATTTCCTGCGCGAGCGTGACGGCCTATCATCCGTGTTCCTGTCCTGATGAGGCCCATTGCGGACTGCGCTTGTTGATGGTGGATGTGCGCAACGCGATTGCCGACATCCTGGATCGGTATACGTTGGCCGACACCGTTGATGTGACCCTGCGCAAGATGCGGCGAGACAAAGTACCTTTGCCATTTTTGGAGACGAAGAAGTGA